In Rhodococcus rhodochrous, a single genomic region encodes these proteins:
- a CDS encoding VOC family protein gives MLRGLTTTNYIVDDLRAAIDWYTELLGVEPYFVREVDGAPAYVEFRIGDFQHELGFIERRFAPPHRTGSDTGATLTYWAVDDVEATYERLLSLGATTHEGITERGPGFVTASVVDPFGNVLAVMYNQHYLDIVDSVKGA, from the coding sequence ATGTTGCGAGGACTCACCACCACCAACTACATCGTCGACGACCTGCGTGCCGCCATCGACTGGTACACCGAACTGCTCGGTGTCGAGCCGTATTTCGTACGGGAGGTCGACGGAGCTCCGGCGTACGTCGAGTTCCGGATCGGCGACTTCCAGCACGAGCTCGGATTCATCGAGCGCCGGTTCGCGCCGCCGCACCGGACCGGTTCGGACACCGGCGCGACGCTCACCTACTGGGCGGTCGACGACGTCGAGGCCACCTACGAGCGGCTCCTGTCGCTCGGAGCCACCACGCACGAGGGCATCACCGAACGCGGTCCCGGGTTCGTCACCGCCTCGGTCGTCGACCCGTTCGGCAACGTGCTCGCGGTGATGTACAACCAGCACTATCTCGACATCGTCGACTCGGTGAAGGGCGCCTGA
- a CDS encoding pyrimidine/purine nucleoside phosphorylase yields MSEPTSTYANVTLDPRANVYFDGKCVSHNFHLADGTRKSAGVILPATLNFGTAAPEVMELHSGACRVRLAGSEDWTSYGAGDSFSVPGDSSFDIEVTEAVSYVCHYG; encoded by the coding sequence ATGAGTGAGCCGACTTCGACCTACGCCAACGTGACGCTCGACCCGCGTGCCAACGTCTACTTCGACGGCAAGTGCGTCAGCCACAACTTCCATCTGGCGGATGGAACCCGCAAGTCGGCCGGCGTGATCCTGCCCGCGACCCTGAACTTCGGCACTGCTGCTCCCGAGGTCATGGAGCTGCACAGCGGCGCGTGCCGCGTCCGGTTGGCCGGCAGCGAGGACTGGACCTCCTACGGTGCAGGCGACTCCTTCTCGGTGCCCGGCGACTCGTCCTTCGACATCGAGGTGACCGAGGCCGTCAGCTACGTCTGCCATTACGGCTGA